The sequence TCACACTCGCTCCCATATCAGGGATCAAACCCCATTTGGTTTCCATGATCGAGAATTTGCTGTCTTCAGTGGCAAATCGGAAGTCGGCACCCAAGGCAATTTGAAATCCGCCACCAAAACACACCCCGTGAATTGCAGCGATCACCGGAACAGGCACTTCGCGCCAAACCAGACTAATACGTTGCGCCAGATTCTGATCTTCCGGATTGTCTTTATGCATCAATTTTTTGCCACCACCATTGGCCATGGCACTTTTCACATCCAGGCCAGAACAAAAGCCTTTGCCTTTACCTGACAGGATAACCGCACGAATTTTCTTATTGCTTATAAGCTCTTCACCAATGGCGGTGAGCTCTTCAAATAATTGAATGCTCAAGGCGTTGTATTTATCCGGGCGATTCAAGCTGACAAAGGCAATTTTGTTTTTAATTTCGCATAACGCGACTGACTTTTCACTCATGATCTTTCTCGTAAATTTTATCCAGAACTTGCTGATTGCAGATCTTCCAACTCCATCCAGCGCAACATGATCTTTTCCAATTCAGACTGAGTTGCTGCAAGCTCATGTAATACCGGCTCGGTGAGACTGAATTCCTGGGCATAAAAATCCGCTTGTGCAATTGTATTATTCAAGCTGGCAATCTTTTTTTCCAGGGCGTCGATCTGCTCTGGCAACATATCATACTCGCGCTGCAATTTATAACTGAGTTTTTTAGGTTTGGCGGTTTTGAGTGAATCGGATTTTGCAGATGCTTGGGAAACATCGTTCTCAGACTGCACATCTTTGATCAATAATTCCTTGCCTCGCCGCGCCCAATCACTGTATCCACCAACATATTGTTGCAATTTCCCATCGCCTTCAAAGACCAAGACGCTGGTCACCACATTATCCAGAAAATGACGGTCATGGCTTACGATGATCAAGGTGCCGTCATAATTAACCAGTCGCTCTTCCAGAACCTCAAGCATTTCTACATCCAGATCATTAGTCGGCTCATCAAGCACGAGTAAATTGGCTGGCCGGGTCAGCAACTTGGCCAGCAATACCCGATTTCGTTCACCGCCCGACAAGGCCCTGATCAAGGTCATGGAGCGTTTGGGGGTGAACAGGAAGTTTTTCAAATACCCAACCACATGTCGTTGCTTGCCCGCGAGCTGGATATAGTCTTTACCGTCACCCACATATTCGGCCACGGTTTTGCTTTCATCCAGTTCACGCCGCATCTGGTCAAAATAAGCAACTTTTAGATTGGTCCCCAGCTTAACCGTACCACCTTGTGGTTCCAGGTGACCCAACAGGATTTTCAACAAGGTGCTTTTACCAACCCCGTTATTACCGATAAGCCCAATGCGATCACCACGCGTGACCTTGATGGAAAAATCTTTAAGCAAGACCTCATCACCATAGGCATAACTGATCTTGTGTGCAGTAATGACTTTCTTGCCCGATGTGTCGCCCGACTCAATGTGTATTTTTACTTTTCCGCTGCGTTTGATGCGTTGCGATGCGGTTTCTCGTAAATCTTGCAAGGCCCTGACTCTGCCTTCGTTACGGGTGCGGCGCGCCTTGATACCCTGACGAATCCAGGACTCTTCCTGAGCAAGTTTTTTGTCAAAGAGTTTATTATGACGATCTTCTTCGATAATCGCGGCTTCTTTCAATTGTAAGTATTTTTTGTAATTACCCGTCCAGCTGACTAATTTGCCCCGGTCAATTTCCAGAATGCGCGTGGACAACTTTTGCATAAAATCGCGGTCGTGGGTAATAAAGATCACACTGCCTTTATACGAGCGAACCCGATGTTCAAGCCATTCAATGGTG is a genomic window of Gammaproteobacteria bacterium containing:
- a CDS encoding ATP-binding cassette domain-containing protein translates to MTLIRFDEVSIAFGEQKILREASFLLEEGERVCLIGRNGAGKSTLLKLLTSEYHPDSGEIQFLQDLRISQLRQELPQALERSVNEVVREGLSQQVTWMQAYEEMASQELDENGLRELEQLQAKIDAVGGWKLDQIVDTIMTQLELPKDKKMSELSGGWRRRVMLGQALVSKPQVLLLDEPTNHLDISTIEWLEHRVRSYKGSVIFITHDRDFMQKLSTRILEIDRGKLVSWTGNYKKYLQLKEAAIIEEDRHNKLFDKKLAQEESWIRQGIKARRTRNEGRVRALQDLRETASQRIKRSGKVKIHIESGDTSGKKVITAHKISYAYGDEVLLKDFSIKVTRGDRIGLIGNNGVGKSTLLKILLGHLEPQGGTVKLGTNLKVAYFDQMRRELDESKTVAEYVGDGKDYIQLAGKQRHVVGYLKNFLFTPKRSMTLIRALSGGERNRVLLAKLLTRPANLLVLDEPTNDLDVEMLEVLEERLVNYDGTLIIVSHDRHFLDNVVTSVLVFEGDGKLQQYVGGYSDWARRGKELLIKDVQSENDVSQASAKSDSLKTAKPKKLSYKLQREYDMLPEQIDALEKKIASLNNTIAQADFYAQEFSLTEPVLHELAATQSELEKIMLRWMELEDLQSASSG
- a CDS encoding crotonase/enoyl-CoA hydratase family protein; translation: MSEKSVALCEIKNKIAFVSLNRPDKYNALSIQLFEELTAIGEELISNKKIRAVILSGKGKGFCSGLDVKSAMANGGGKKLMHKDNPEDQNLAQRISLVWREVPVPVIAAIHGVCFGGGFQIALGADFRFATEDSKFSIMETKWGLIPDMGASVTLPELVNIDVAKELTFTGRIFEAPEAKTLGVITKIVEDPMQAAIEFANQLKERSPDAVMYGKRLFNETWLSSDGVRLKKETEFQENLIGSWNQLAASGGNMLKTKLPFKTRK